The following are from one region of the Stanieria cyanosphaera PCC 7437 genome:
- the rpmC gene encoding 50S ribosomal protein L29, giving the protein MAFPSIEEARKLSEEELAEEVLAAKRELFQLRLEQATRRLEKPHLFKHTKHRLAQLLTVERERQLKAATEE; this is encoded by the coding sequence ATGGCATTTCCAAGTATAGAAGAGGCTAGGAAATTAAGCGAAGAAGAATTAGCTGAGGAAGTTTTGGCAGCTAAACGAGAACTTTTTCAATTAAGACTAGAACAAGCAACTCGCCGTTTAGAAAAACCTCATTTATTTAAACATACTAAACATCGTCTGGCTCAATTACTAACTGTTGAGCGAGAACGTCAACTCAAAGCTGCGACAGAGGAGTAA
- the secY gene encoding preprotein translocase subunit SecY, with product MVRDKTPTAQETFLQMAQAAGLRGRLLVTIGLLILVRLGIFIPVPGIDRAKFAAGIQNLPVLGFLDIFTGGGLSALGIFALGILPFINASIIMQLLTAAIPSLEDLQKNEGEAGRRKISQITRYVALGWAIIQSLGITIGLLRPYATTPGIWFVVETVVALTAGSMFVMWVSELITERGIGNGASLLIFVNIVAVLPKTLGQTIEFAQKGGREAVAQVVILLLVFLVMIIGIVFVQEGTRRIPIISARRQVGRRLYRERTSYLPLRLNQGGVMPIIFASAVLILPSSLAGFVGGEGTVGQIVNQIAIALQPGNWTYVAFYLLLIVFFSYFYASLIVNPVDMSQNLKKMGASIPGIRPGKATSTYLEKVLNRLTFLGAIFLGIVATVPTLVEGATGVTTFRGLGATSLLILVGVAIDTAKQIQTYVISQRYEGMVKQ from the coding sequence ATGGTTCGAGATAAAACGCCAACCGCACAAGAAACTTTTTTACAAATGGCGCAAGCAGCGGGTCTTAGAGGTCGGCTGCTTGTCACCATTGGTCTTTTAATATTAGTACGCTTAGGTATTTTTATTCCTGTACCTGGTATTGATCGAGCGAAATTTGCAGCCGGGATTCAAAATCTTCCAGTTTTAGGTTTTTTAGATATTTTTACTGGAGGTGGACTTTCTGCTCTTGGTATTTTTGCTTTAGGAATTTTACCTTTTATTAATGCTTCTATTATTATGCAGTTGCTCACAGCAGCAATTCCTTCCTTAGAAGACTTACAAAAAAACGAAGGAGAAGCAGGAAGAAGAAAAATTTCCCAAATAACTCGTTATGTTGCTTTAGGTTGGGCAATCATACAGAGTTTAGGAATTACGATTGGTTTACTTCGTCCCTACGCTACAACTCCAGGAATTTGGTTTGTAGTTGAAACTGTAGTTGCTTTAACTGCTGGTTCAATGTTTGTGATGTGGGTATCGGAATTAATTACCGAACGAGGAATTGGTAATGGAGCTTCTTTACTCATTTTTGTGAATATTGTAGCTGTATTGCCCAAAACATTGGGTCAAACTATTGAATTTGCCCAGAAAGGTGGCAGAGAAGCCGTTGCTCAAGTGGTAATTCTGCTCCTGGTTTTCTTGGTAATGATTATCGGGATTGTGTTTGTTCAAGAAGGTACTCGTCGTATTCCAATTATTTCCGCTCGTCGTCAAGTTGGCAGAAGGCTATATCGGGAAAGAACTAGCTATCTACCTTTGCGACTCAATCAAGGCGGAGTTATGCCCATTATTTTTGCTTCGGCAGTATTAATTTTGCCTTCTTCTTTAGCAGGATTTGTGGGTGGTGAAGGTACAGTTGGTCAAATTGTCAATCAAATTGCGATCGCTTTACAACCAGGTAACTGGACTTATGTAGCTTTTTATTTATTGCTGATCGTATTTTTCAGTTACTTTTATGCTTCTTTAATCGTTAATCCTGTAGATATGTCTCAAAATCTTAAGAAGATGGGAGCTTCTATTCCAGGTATTCGTCCTGGTAAGGCAACTAGTACTTATTTAGAAAAGGTTTTAAATCGCTTAACCTTTTTAGGAGCAATCTTTTTAGGTATTGTGGCAACTGTTCCTACTTTGGTTGAAGGAGCTACCGGAGTTACCACTTTTAGAGGATTAGGAGCTACTTCACTCTTAATTTTAGTAGGGGTAGCAATTGATACAGCCAAACAAATTCAAACTTATGTGATTTCTCAACGTTATGAAGGCATGGTTAAACAGTAA
- the rpmJ gene encoding 50S ribosomal protein L36, protein MKVRPSVKKMCEKCRVIRRRGRVMVICNNPKHKQRQG, encoded by the coding sequence ATGAAAGTTAGACCATCAGTAAAAAAAATGTGTGAAAAATGCCGCGTCATCCGTCGTCGCGGTCGTGTCATGGTGATTTGTAATAATCCGAAACATAAGCAACGTCAGGGTTAG
- the truA gene encoding tRNA pseudouridine(38-40) synthase TruA produces the protein MINHQQHLIKNPDSVQRVALVIQYLGTNFHGWQRQPNQRTVQEEIEIALASVVGHSVIIHGAGRTDAGVHAAAQVAHFEYVGPIPAVKWAKILNNKLPQDILIRASAQVSPTWHARFSALWRRYRYTIYTDKQPNLFVHSVSWHYYQTPLEESLIQTALNPLIGKHHLAAFRRSGSQRKHSWVDIQEAECYRNGSFLNLEIQANGFLYGMVRLLVGMLIEVGTTERSPEDFTELWQNQRREEVKYSAPAKGLCLLRVGYPEFPFPKQVWYDTQPSFTLAH, from the coding sequence ATGATTAATCATCAACAACATTTGATTAAAAATCCTGATTCGGTCCAAAGAGTTGCTTTGGTAATTCAGTATTTGGGAACAAATTTTCATGGCTGGCAACGACAACCTAATCAAAGAACTGTACAGGAAGAGATAGAAATCGCTTTAGCTTCTGTAGTTGGTCATTCTGTAATAATACATGGAGCAGGACGTACCGATGCAGGAGTCCATGCAGCAGCCCAAGTAGCTCATTTTGAATATGTAGGTCCAATTCCTGCTGTCAAATGGGCAAAAATTCTGAATAATAAATTGCCACAAGATATACTAATTAGAGCTTCCGCTCAAGTATCCCCTACTTGGCACGCTCGTTTTTCTGCTTTGTGGCGACGTTACCGTTATACCATCTATACAGATAAACAACCTAATTTATTTGTTCATTCTGTCAGTTGGCATTATTACCAAACTCCTTTAGAAGAATCTCTCATTCAAACTGCTTTAAATCCTTTGATTGGAAAGCATCATTTAGCTGCTTTTAGACGTTCTGGTTCTCAAAGAAAACATTCTTGGGTAGATATACAAGAGGCGGAATGTTATCGTAACGGTTCTTTTCTTAATTTAGAGATTCAAGCTAATGGTTTTTTGTATGGCATGGTAAGACTATTAGTAGGAATGCTGATAGAAGTAGGAACAACAGAGCGATCGCCAGAAGACTTTACCGAACTTTGGCAAAATCAAAGAAGAGAAGAAGTTAAGTATTCTGCCCCAGCAAAAGGGTTATGCTTGTTGAGAGTGGGTTATCCAGAATTTCCTTTCCCAAAACAAGTCTGGTACGATACTCAACCAAGTTTTACCCTAGCTCATTAA
- the rpsH gene encoding 30S ribosomal protein S8 produces MAANDTISDMLTRIRNACMVKHPTTQVPATNMTRSIAQVLASEGFIDGYEESGEGIKKYLVITLKYKGKNRQPIINTLKRVSKPGLRVYSRQKDLPRVLGGIGIAIISTSHGVMTDREARRQGIGGEILCYVW; encoded by the coding sequence ATGGCGGCAAACGATACTATCTCAGATATGCTGACTCGCATTCGTAATGCCTGTATGGTCAAGCATCCAACTACCCAAGTACCGGCAACCAACATGACTCGTAGCATCGCGCAAGTTCTTGCTAGTGAAGGATTTATAGATGGCTACGAAGAATCAGGTGAAGGCATCAAAAAATATTTGGTAATTACCCTTAAATATAAAGGGAAGAATCGTCAACCAATTATTAACACTCTCAAACGAGTAAGCAAACCAGGATTGCGAGTTTACTCAAGACAAAAAGATTTACCTCGTGTCCTTGGTGGCATTGGTATTGCAATTATTTCTACCTCTCATGGGGTGATGACAGACCGCGAAGCTCGTCGTCAGGGAATTGGCGGTGAAATCCTCTGTTATGTCTGGTAG
- a CDS encoding DNA-directed RNA polymerase subunit alpha → MAQFQIECIESKTLKNQNQYSKFVLEPLERGQGTTLGNALRRVLLSNLEGAAVTAIRIGGGMAKDENRQEHKFGFATHEFATIEGVREDVLEIILNMKEIVLKSYTNQPQIGRLVATGPGTVTTGQFDVPSEIEIVDPNQYVATLAEGATLEMEFRIEKGKGYRAVERGREEGSSLDFLQIDAVFMPVTKVNYSVEDARVDGSGIRERLMLEIWTNGSIKPEEALSQAAGIVVDLFNPLKDLTLEEIQDDYIEDEDPTSQIPIEELQLSVRAYNCLKRAQINSVADLLDYTQEDLLEIKNFGQKSADEVIEALRKRLGITLPQEKSAKT, encoded by the coding sequence GTGGCGCAATTTCAAATCGAATGTATTGAGTCTAAGACTCTAAAAAATCAAAATCAGTATAGCAAATTTGTTCTCGAACCTCTCGAACGTGGTCAAGGGACTACATTAGGCAATGCTCTAAGAAGAGTTTTATTGTCAAATTTAGAGGGGGCTGCTGTCACAGCAATTCGGATTGGTGGGGGAATGGCAAAAGATGAAAACAGACAAGAACATAAGTTTGGTTTTGCTACCCACGAATTTGCCACGATTGAAGGAGTAAGAGAGGACGTTTTAGAAATTATTCTAAACATGAAAGAAATTGTCCTCAAAAGCTACACCAATCAGCCCCAAATTGGTCGTTTGGTCGCGACCGGACCTGGAACAGTAACCACTGGTCAGTTCGATGTGCCTTCAGAAATCGAAATCGTCGATCCTAATCAATATGTTGCTACTTTAGCCGAAGGAGCAACCTTAGAGATGGAATTTCGGATTGAAAAAGGCAAAGGTTATCGAGCGGTTGAAAGAGGTAGAGAAGAAGGAAGCTCTTTAGATTTTCTGCAAATTGATGCTGTCTTTATGCCTGTTACTAAAGTCAATTACAGCGTTGAAGATGCTCGCGTAGATGGTTCAGGAATCAGAGAAAGACTGATGCTTGAAATTTGGACTAATGGCAGTATCAAGCCTGAAGAAGCTCTATCTCAGGCAGCAGGAATAGTAGTAGACTTGTTCAATCCTCTAAAAGACTTAACTTTAGAAGAGATTCAAGACGACTATATTGAAGACGAAGATCCTACTAGTCAAATTCCCATTGAAGAACTACAACTTTCCGTTAGAGCTTATAACTGTCTGAAACGGGCGCAAATTAATTCTGTGGCAGATTTGTTGGATTATACCCAAGAAGACCTCTTAGAAATTAAAAACTTTGGTCAAAAATCGGCAGATGAAGTTATTGAAGCCTTACGTAAACGATTGGGAATTACTTTACCTCAAGAAAAATCAGCTAAAACATAA
- the rplO gene encoding 50S ribosomal protein L15: MKLNELTPKPGSKKRRRRIGRGISAGQGASGGFGMRGQKSRSGTGTKPGFEGGQMPLYRRIPKLKHFPLVNPKQYTTINVSQLNTLPANGEVTLESLITNGIVTSNDGSLKVLGNGELNVALVVKAAAFTASAKQKIEAAGGSCEIIE, encoded by the coding sequence ATGAAATTAAACGAACTTACTCCCAAACCTGGCTCGAAAAAACGTAGACGTAGGATTGGTCGTGGCATTTCTGCGGGACAAGGAGCAAGTGGTGGTTTTGGGATGCGTGGTCAAAAATCTCGTTCTGGAACGGGAACTAAACCTGGCTTTGAAGGTGGACAAATGCCGCTTTATCGTCGAATTCCTAAACTAAAACATTTTCCTTTAGTTAATCCTAAACAATACACCACGATTAATGTAAGTCAATTAAATACTTTGCCAGCTAATGGTGAAGTAACATTAGAATCATTAATCACCAATGGTATTGTCACCAGTAATGATGGTTCTCTAAAAGTTTTAGGCAATGGGGAATTAAATGTCGCTTTGGTCGTGAAAGCAGCAGCTTTTACAGCTAGTGCTAAACAAAAAATTGAAGCTGCTGGTGGCAGTTGTGAAATAATTGAATAA
- the rplN gene encoding 50S ribosomal protein L14: protein MIQQQTYLNVADNSGARKLMCLRVLGTGNCRYGGIGDVIIAVVKDAIPNMAVKKSDIVRAVIVRTKQSLRRESGMSIRFDDNAAVIINNDGNPRGTRVFGPVARELRDKNFTKIVSLAPEVI, encoded by the coding sequence GTGATACAACAACAAACCTATCTCAATGTTGCCGATAACAGTGGTGCTCGTAAGCTGATGTGTTTGCGGGTGCTTGGAACTGGTAATTGTCGTTATGGTGGCATCGGTGATGTGATCATTGCCGTTGTCAAAGATGCCATTCCCAATATGGCAGTCAAAAAATCAGATATCGTTAGAGCGGTTATTGTTCGTACGAAGCAATCTTTACGACGCGAAAGCGGTATGAGTATTCGCTTTGATGATAATGCTGCTGTAATTATCAACAACGATGGTAATCCTAGAGGAACTCGTGTGTTTGGACCAGTAGCACGAGAACTAAGAGATAAAAACTTTACTAAAATTGTTTCTCTGGCTCCGGAGGTAATCTGA
- the rplF gene encoding 50S ribosomal protein L6 has translation MSRIGKRPIPIPNKVTVNIQERYVTVKGPKGTLERELPSLVSVKQEGETLLVVPEDESRKARERHGLSRTLVANMVSGVADGFEKRLQIQGVGYRAQAQGKKLTLNVGYSKPVEMTMPDGIQVAVEKNTEITVSGIDKEVVGNVAAKIRAVRPPEPYKGKGIRYLGEVVRRKAGKTGKK, from the coding sequence ATGTCTCGCATTGGCAAGCGTCCCATTCCGATTCCCAATAAAGTAACAGTAAATATTCAAGAACGTTACGTTACAGTTAAAGGTCCCAAGGGAACTTTGGAGCGAGAATTACCAAGCCTCGTTTCCGTTAAACAAGAAGGAGAAACTCTACTGGTCGTTCCAGAAGACGAATCTCGCAAAGCACGTGAACGTCACGGTCTATCCCGTACTCTAGTTGCCAATATGGTTTCTGGAGTAGCCGATGGATTTGAAAAGCGTCTGCAAATTCAAGGTGTAGGTTATCGCGCCCAAGCTCAAGGCAAAAAATTAACCCTCAACGTTGGCTACAGTAAACCAGTAGAAATGACTATGCCTGATGGGATTCAGGTAGCAGTAGAGAAAAATACTGAAATTACTGTTAGCGGTATTGATAAGGAAGTTGTTGGTAACGTAGCTGCTAAAATTCGAGCGGTACGTCCTCCCGAACCTTACAAAGGTAAAGGGATTCGTTATTTAGGGGAAGTTGTTAGACGTAAAGCTGGTAAAACAGGTAAGAAATAA
- the rpsM gene encoding 30S ribosomal protein S13: MARVSGVDLPRDKRVEVALTYIYGIGLSRSQEILAATGVNPDTRVRDLSDEDVATLRSHIETNYQVEGDLRRWEAMNIKRLVDIGTYRGRRHRMGLPVRGQRTRTNARTRRGRKLTVAGKKKPPGKK, from the coding sequence GTGGCACGAGTTTCTGGCGTAGACCTCCCCCGTGACAAGCGTGTTGAAGTCGCGCTGACTTATATTTACGGGATTGGTTTATCGCGGTCTCAAGAAATATTAGCAGCAACGGGGGTTAACCCTGATACTAGGGTCAGAGATCTATCTGATGAAGATGTCGCTACCTTGCGATCGCATATTGAAACCAACTATCAAGTCGAAGGAGATTTGAGACGTTGGGAAGCAATGAACATTAAGCGTTTAGTAGATATTGGGACTTATCGTGGTCGTCGTCACCGCATGGGTTTACCAGTAAGAGGACAAAGAACTCGTACTAACGCTCGTACTCGTCGTGGTAGAAAATTGACTGTCGCAGGCAAGAAAAAACCCCCAGGCAAAAAATAA
- the rplM gene encoding 50S ribosomal protein L13 produces MNKTPLPTQETLEQKWYVVDAAEKRLGRLASEIAIILRGKNKPTFTPHMDTGDFVIVVNADKVVVTGRKSSQKLYRRHSGRPGGMKVETFEQLQTRIPERIIEQAVKGMLPKNSLGRKLFTKLKVYSGSEHPHQAQQPEVLNINTIPVGGK; encoded by the coding sequence ATGAATAAAACTCCTTTACCCACTCAAGAAACTTTAGAACAAAAATGGTATGTAGTTGACGCTGCCGAGAAACGTTTAGGTCGTCTCGCTTCGGAAATCGCTATCATTTTACGAGGAAAAAATAAACCAACTTTTACTCCTCATATGGATACAGGTGACTTTGTTATTGTGGTTAATGCTGATAAAGTTGTGGTTACAGGGAGAAAAAGCAGCCAAAAACTCTATCGTCGTCATTCTGGTAGACCTGGAGGGATGAAAGTAGAAACTTTCGAGCAACTTCAAACTCGTATTCCTGAAAGAATTATTGAGCAAGCAGTCAAAGGGATGTTACCCAAAAATTCTTTGGGTAGAAAACTATTTACTAAGTTAAAAGTTTACTCGGGTTCAGAACATCCACACCAAGCACAACAACCAGAAGTTTTAAATATCAATACTATTCCTGTCGGAGGTAAATAA
- the rpsQ gene encoding 30S ribosomal protein S17: protein MAVKERVGLVVSDKMDKTVVVAIENRSPHPKYGKIVVKTQKYKVHDENNQCKIGDRVKIRETRPLSRTKRWAIAEILEAKD from the coding sequence ATGGCAGTCAAAGAAAGAGTTGGATTAGTGGTAAGCGACAAAATGGATAAAACCGTCGTTGTTGCCATAGAAAACCGCTCTCCTCATCCAAAATACGGCAAAATCGTTGTTAAAACCCAAAAATATAAAGTACACGACGAAAATAATCAATGTAAAATTGGCGATCGCGTAAAAATTCGCGAAACTAGACCTCTCAGCCGTACTAAGAGGTGGGCGATCGCTGAAATTCTTGAAGCAAAAGATTAA
- the infA gene encoding translation initiation factor IF-1 has translation MAKQDLIEMEGTVTESLPNAMFRVDLDNGFNVLAHISGKIRRNYIKILPGDRVKVELTPYDLSKGRITYRLKNK, from the coding sequence TTGGCTAAACAAGATTTGATTGAAATGGAGGGGACAGTTACTGAATCTCTTCCTAACGCTATGTTTCGGGTTGATTTAGATAATGGATTTAATGTTCTTGCTCATATTTCGGGTAAGATTAGGCGTAATTATATCAAAATTTTGCCTGGAGACCGAGTTAAAGTAGAATTAACTCCCTATGACCTGAGCAAAGGCAGAATTACTTATCGCTTAAAAAATAAATAA
- a CDS encoding adenylate kinase, whose product MKRLIFLGPPGAGKGTQAQILSKLYHIPHISTGDILRQAVKEQTILGKKAQSYMDRGELVPDELMLDLIEERLGQSDTEKGWILDGFPRNVSQAAFLEKLLQKINLSADFVLNLEVPDEVLIERMLARGRKDDNKETISRRLEIYREQTAPVIDFYRRRDLLKVVNGDLNLENVTSLLRSVMDS is encoded by the coding sequence GTGAAAAGATTAATATTTTTAGGACCACCTGGCGCAGGAAAAGGCACTCAGGCTCAAATTTTATCTAAGCTTTATCATATTCCCCATATTTCCACTGGCGATATTCTTAGACAAGCAGTTAAAGAACAAACTATTTTAGGAAAAAAAGCTCAGAGTTATATGGATCGAGGGGAATTAGTCCCAGATGAATTGATGCTTGACCTTATAGAAGAACGTTTAGGTCAATCAGATACAGAAAAAGGCTGGATTTTAGACGGTTTTCCTCGTAATGTCAGTCAAGCTGCTTTCTTAGAAAAACTTTTACAAAAAATAAATTTATCAGCCGATTTTGTTTTGAATTTAGAAGTGCCTGATGAAGTTTTAATTGAGCGAATGCTAGCTAGAGGTAGAAAAGACGATAATAAAGAAACTATTAGCCGTCGCTTGGAAATTTATCGCGAACAAACTGCTCCAGTAATTGACTTCTACCGTCGGCGTGATTTGCTTAAAGTTGTCAATGGCGATTTAAATTTGGAAAATGTTACTTCTTTATTAAGAAGTGTAATGGATAGTTAA
- the rplE gene encoding 50S ribosomal protein L5 encodes MVQKLKTTYQEQIVPKLQQQFDYQNIHQVPKVIKVVVNRGLGEASQNAKALESSINELGVITGQKPVVTRAKKAIAGFKIRKGMPVGVMVTLRGERMYAFLDRLINLALPRIRDFRGVSPKSFDGRGNYSLGVREQLIFPEIDYDSIDQIRGMDISIITTANTDEEGRALLKEMGMPFRNN; translated from the coding sequence ATGGTACAAAAACTCAAAACAACTTACCAAGAACAAATCGTACCTAAGCTTCAACAGCAATTTGATTATCAGAATATTCATCAAGTTCCTAAAGTAATCAAAGTAGTTGTTAATCGTGGTTTAGGAGAAGCATCTCAAAACGCTAAAGCTCTTGAATCCTCTATTAATGAGTTAGGTGTGATTACTGGACAAAAACCAGTAGTTACTAGAGCCAAAAAAGCGATCGCAGGATTCAAAATTCGTAAAGGAATGCCTGTAGGGGTCATGGTTACTTTACGAGGAGAACGAATGTATGCTTTCCTTGATCGTTTGATTAATTTAGCCTTACCTCGGATTCGAGACTTTCGTGGTGTCAGTCCCAAAAGTTTTGATGGTAGAGGTAACTATAGTCTTGGTGTCAGAGAACAATTAATTTTTCCAGAAATAGACTATGACAGTATTGACCAAATTCGAGGCATGGATATCTCGATCATTACAACGGCTAATACTGATGAAGAAGGTCGCGCATTACTCAAAGAAATGGGAATGCCCTTCCGCAATAATTAA
- the rpsK gene encoding 30S ribosomal protein S11, producing the protein MAQPKKKSGAKKQKKNVPNGVAHIQSTFNNTIVTIADTKGDVVSWASAGSSGFKGAKKGTPFAAQTAADSAAKRAMEQGMRQIEVMVSGPGAGRETAIRAIQAAGLEITLIRDVTPIPHNGCRPPKRRRV; encoded by the coding sequence ATGGCGCAACCAAAGAAAAAAAGCGGCGCAAAAAAACAAAAAAAGAATGTTCCTAACGGAGTTGCCCACATTCAATCTACTTTTAATAACACAATTGTGACTATTGCTGATACGAAAGGAGATGTTGTCTCTTGGGCATCAGCAGGGTCTAGTGGTTTTAAAGGGGCTAAAAAAGGAACTCCTTTTGCTGCCCAAACTGCTGCTGATAGTGCAGCTAAAAGAGCGATGGAACAAGGAATGCGCCAAATAGAAGTTATGGTCAGCGGACCTGGGGCAGGCAGAGAAACAGCGATTAGAGCTATTCAAGCTGCTGGTTTAGAAATTACTCTAATTCGTGATGTTACCCCTATTCCTCATAACGGCTGTCGTCCACCAAAAAGACGTAGGGTATAA
- the rplR gene encoding 50S ribosomal protein L18 translates to MKSSRKQLVQRRHQRIRRKVNGTAERPRLSVFRSNQHVYAQIIDDVAQHTLAAASTLDSGLKTELSSRATCEASAAVGKLVAQRALEQGITKVVFDRGGNLYHGRIKALAEAAREAGLDF, encoded by the coding sequence ATGAAGTCTTCTCGTAAACAATTAGTACAACGTCGTCATCAACGAATACGCAGAAAAGTAAATGGCACTGCCGAACGTCCTCGTTTATCTGTGTTTCGTTCTAATCAGCATGTTTATGCTCAAATAATCGATGATGTTGCTCAACATACTTTGGCAGCAGCATCTACTCTAGATTCTGGTTTAAAAACAGAATTATCGTCTCGTGCTACTTGCGAAGCGTCGGCTGCTGTAGGTAAATTAGTTGCTCAACGAGCATTAGAGCAAGGAATAACCAAAGTAGTCTTTGACCGAGGCGGTAATCTTTATCATGGTCGAATTAAAGCTTTAGCTGAAGCTGCTCGCGAAGCAGGTTTAGATTTCTAA
- the rpsE gene encoding 30S ribosomal protein S5, whose amino-acid sequence MAKTQSRKKRNRAKEKETNWQERVVQIRRVSKVVKGGKKLSFRAIVVVGNEKGQVGVGVGKAADVIGAVRKGVADAKKQLIEVPLTKSNSITHVINGAAGGARVFMRPAAPGTGVIAGGAVRTVLELAGVKNILAKQLGSNSPLNNARAAIDALETLRAFSEVAKERGITLEQIYA is encoded by the coding sequence ATGGCAAAGACTCAGTCACGGAAAAAAAGAAACCGTGCCAAAGAAAAAGAAACTAATTGGCAAGAAAGAGTAGTTCAAATTCGCCGTGTTAGTAAAGTTGTCAAAGGTGGTAAAAAACTCAGTTTTCGCGCCATAGTTGTAGTTGGCAATGAAAAAGGACAAGTAGGGGTTGGAGTTGGTAAGGCAGCAGATGTGATTGGTGCCGTTCGCAAAGGTGTAGCGGATGCGAAAAAACAACTAATCGAAGTTCCTTTAACCAAATCTAACTCGATTACCCATGTTATCAATGGTGCTGCTGGCGGAGCTAGAGTATTTATGCGTCCTGCTGCTCCTGGTACTGGTGTAATCGCTGGTGGTGCTGTCAGAACAGTTTTGGAATTAGCAGGCGTTAAGAACATTTTGGCAAAACAACTGGGTTCTAATAGTCCTCTTAACAATGCTAGAGCAGCTATTGACGCTTTAGAAACTTTACGCGCTTTCTCAGAAGTTGCTAAAGAAAGAGGTATTACGCTTGAGCAAATCTATGCTTAA
- the rplQ gene encoding 50S ribosomal protein L17: MRHRCKVPQLGLPADQRRALLRSLATEIIRNGQITTTLTRAKAVRKEVERMITLAKNGSLAARRQALAYLYDKDLVSELFREVNSRYSDRAGGYTRIVRTKRRRGDNAEMAIIELV; encoded by the coding sequence ATGCGTCATCGATGTAAAGTTCCACAATTGGGATTGCCAGCCGATCAACGGCGGGCATTGTTGCGTTCTTTAGCAACAGAAATTATCCGTAATGGTCAAATTACTACAACTTTAACTCGTGCCAAAGCAGTACGCAAAGAAGTTGAAAGAATGATCACCTTGGCAAAAAATGGTTCGTTAGCAGCTAGAAGACAAGCTCTAGCTTATCTTTACGATAAAGATTTAGTTAGCGAACTATTCAGAGAAGTCAATAGTCGTTATAGCGATCGCGCTGGAGGTTACACTCGAATTGTCAGAACCAAGCGTCGTCGAGGAGACAACGCAGAAATGGCAATTATCGAGTTAGTGTAA
- the rplX gene encoding 50S ribosomal protein L24, producing the protein MANSKNQVKNPKMHVKKGDTVQVISGRDKGKVGEVLQAIPQSSQVVIKGVNIRTKHVKAQQEGESGQIATFEAPIHSSNVMLYSTKEKVASRVCYTFTEDGRKVRMLKKTGEIID; encoded by the coding sequence ATGGCAAATTCAAAAAATCAGGTTAAAAACCCCAAAATGCATGTCAAAAAAGGTGATACTGTTCAAGTCATCTCTGGTCGCGATAAAGGCAAAGTAGGCGAAGTTCTACAAGCAATACCCCAATCGAGTCAAGTGGTGATTAAAGGAGTCAACATTAGAACTAAACACGTTAAAGCTCAACAAGAAGGAGAATCAGGTCAAATTGCTACCTTTGAAGCTCCTATTCATAGTTCTAACGTCATGCTTTACTCCACTAAAGAGAAAGTTGCTAGTCGAGTTTGCTACACTTTCACCGAAGATGGTCGCAAAGTACGTATGCTCAAAAAAACTGGAGAAATTATCGATTAA